One window of Nostoc sp. C052 genomic DNA carries:
- a CDS encoding YdcF family protein, which produces MNKLIFTGKSLRFTAFALPLIIWWGYKEVQNQFVQPQAVVVLGGSTKHLEREKFTAKFVREHPNIPIWITGGSPRTFTQRVFTKAGVDPKRLHLDYEAVDTVTNFTTLVDDLQRRGIKSVYLITSDFHMRRACVIGEIILGSRGIYLKPVPVPSEKPPESIEKSVRDGARAILWLATGYTGVDAAKNKR; this is translated from the coding sequence TTGAATAAGCTAATCTTTACAGGTAAATCTTTGCGTTTTACGGCTTTTGCCCTACCGCTAATCATCTGGTGGGGATACAAAGAAGTACAAAACCAATTTGTGCAGCCGCAAGCAGTTGTAGTGTTGGGTGGTTCAACGAAACATTTAGAGCGAGAGAAGTTTACAGCAAAATTCGTTCGCGAGCATCCAAATATACCAATTTGGATTACAGGCGGTAGTCCACGTACATTCACCCAACGAGTGTTTACCAAAGCTGGTGTCGATCCTAAACGTTTACACTTGGATTACGAAGCAGTAGATACAGTTACCAATTTTACTACGTTGGTGGATGATTTGCAACGTCGTGGAATCAAGAGCGTTTATTTGATTACTTCAGACTTCCACATGCGCCGGGCCTGTGTCATTGGCGAAATTATTTTGGGTAGTCGGGGTATTTATTTAAAACCGGTGCCAGTTCCTTCAGAAAAACCTCCTGAATCTATCGAAAAATCTGTTCGCGATGGGGCAAGAGCGATACTTTGGTTAGCGACTGGTTACACTGGTGTTGATGCCGCTAAAAACAAACGGTAA
- a CDS encoding DnaJ domain-containing protein gives MRDRFDINDAYEILGLEPGASQAQVKRNYRKLVKIWHPDRFVDQKQKQEAEEKIKSINAAYNKLKSESPSEPPLPENPSSSSPKNPPKISVNRWDAETFYTLGVENATRGRYEDAIADFTHAIRLNPYYVEAYKYRGLVCSQLGYEYRAASDLNKAAQIEEELRNPGAARVSRSPRYVSKPRPLVERFCQRIKSLLRLNRRWR, from the coding sequence ATGCGCGATCGCTTCGATATCAATGATGCTTATGAAATTCTTGGGCTAGAACCCGGTGCTTCTCAAGCACAGGTGAAGCGAAATTACCGTAAACTGGTGAAAATTTGGCATCCCGATCGCTTTGTTGACCAAAAGCAAAAGCAGGAAGCTGAAGAAAAAATTAAATCAATCAATGCAGCTTACAACAAGCTCAAATCTGAAAGTCCATCTGAGCCTCCCCTTCCTGAAAATCCCTCTTCATCTTCGCCTAAAAATCCCCCAAAAATATCTGTCAATCGTTGGGATGCAGAAACTTTCTATACTTTAGGGGTAGAGAATGCTACTAGAGGAAGATATGAAGATGCGATCGCAGATTTTACCCACGCCATTCGTCTCAATCCTTACTATGTTGAAGCATATAAGTATCGGGGGCTAGTTTGTTCTCAACTGGGATACGAATATAGAGCTGCTTCAGATTTAAATAAAGCTGCACAAATAGAAGAAGAGTTAAGAAATCCGGGTGCTGCGCGTGTATCGCGATCGCCTAGATATGTATCAAAACCTAGACCTTTGGTAGAAAGATTTTGTCAGAGGATAAAAAGTTTACTGCGATTAAATCGGCGTTGGAGATAG
- a CDS encoding DnaJ domain-containing protein, whose protein sequence is MSDRLDINHVYDILGLKPGASVDEVKQAYRQIAKTWHPDCFIEPQQKLEAEEKIKEINQAYAKLKSYQPDETNKSASTFTKIDLTPSNAESLYKLGIEKAQRGKYTEAIEYFTQAIRLNTNYFEAYKYRGLACSKLGYENRAWSDFKNAKELELKQEKAPPKPTSPPPKPPTPETISPPPPESQSQPSPWKCLHTLTHLNWVFTTAISPDGQILASGSSDNTIKIWHLDTGKLLHTLTGHRKWVRCLAYSPNSQTLVSGSDDSSMMIWEVSTGKLLNTLKVHSTPVFSVIISPDSQTILSGGTDTTIKVSHIEMGLLHVLKGHSDLVHCLAICPKQQILISGSADNTIKTWNLKSKKLLQTLKGHSGWVTCVAISPDGEILASSSYDQTIKLWNINTGKLINTLAGHHSYVWSVAFSPDGQNLASASADCTIKLWHISTGQQLYTLGNHSDWVNSVAFSPDGKTLVSSSRDMTIKLWRCDI, encoded by the coding sequence ATGAGCGATCGCCTTGACATAAATCATGTTTACGATATCCTGGGGTTAAAACCAGGTGCATCTGTTGATGAGGTTAAGCAAGCTTACCGCCAGATAGCTAAGACTTGGCATCCAGATTGTTTTATTGAACCGCAGCAAAAGCTAGAAGCGGAAGAAAAAATCAAAGAAATCAATCAAGCTTATGCAAAGTTAAAGTCTTATCAGCCAGATGAGACAAATAAATCTGCTTCCACTTTTACCAAAATTGATTTAACTCCATCCAATGCTGAAAGTTTGTACAAACTGGGCATAGAGAAAGCTCAAAGAGGAAAATATACTGAAGCAATAGAATACTTTACCCAAGCGATTCGTCTTAACACCAACTACTTTGAAGCCTATAAATACCGAGGGCTTGCTTGCTCAAAACTAGGATATGAAAATAGGGCTTGGTCAGATTTCAAAAATGCCAAAGAACTGGAACTGAAACAGGAAAAAGCACCACCTAAACCTACATCACCACCGCCAAAGCCACCAACACCTGAAACTATATCGCCACCACCACCTGAATCACAGTCTCAACCTTCACCGTGGAAATGTCTACACACTCTGACTCATTTGAACTGGGTTTTTACAACTGCAATTAGTCCAGATGGGCAAATTTTGGCTAGTGGAAGTAGTGATAATACTATCAAGATTTGGCATCTCGACACAGGGAAATTATTACATACTCTCACTGGTCATAGAAAATGGGTAAGATGCCTAGCCTACAGCCCAAATAGCCAAACTCTGGTTAGTGGTAGTGATGACAGCAGCATGATGATTTGGGAAGTGTCTACAGGTAAATTACTCAATACACTCAAAGTACATTCAACCCCAGTTTTTTCTGTAATCATTAGTCCAGATAGTCAGACTATCCTAAGTGGCGGTACAGACACTACTATCAAGGTTTCCCATATAGAGATGGGATTATTGCACGTCCTCAAAGGTCATTCTGACTTGGTTCATTGCCTTGCTATTTGCCCAAAACAGCAGATTTTAATCAGTGGTAGTGCAGACAATACAATTAAAACGTGGAATTTGAAGAGTAAAAAACTGCTACAAACTCTCAAAGGGCATTCAGGTTGGGTGACTTGTGTCGCCATTAGCCCTGATGGAGAAATTTTAGCTAGTAGCAGTTATGACCAGACTATCAAGTTATGGAATATCAATACAGGTAAGCTAATTAACACACTTGCTGGACATCACAGTTATGTTTGGTCTGTTGCTTTTAGCCCTGATGGTCAGAATCTTGCCAGTGCTAGCGCGGACTGTACCATAAAGTTATGGCACATTAGCACTGGACAACAACTCTACACGCTGGGCAACCATTCAGATTGGGTTAACTCTGTTGCTTTCAGCCCTGATGGCAAAACTTTGGTTAGTAGTAGTCGAGATATGACCATCAAGCTTTGGCGATGCGACATCTAA
- a CDS encoding tocopherol cyclase family protein, with translation MLTIPVNSLQTPHSGYHWDDTSRRFFEGWYYRVTLPEIGQTFAFMYSIEDPIGGKPHSGGAAQILGPDDEYLCRTFPDVNKFWGSRDVLGLGHWGKTDLQVSPLYLLPAEFEHHVQEGYQATATLNQGIIRERATNNYCRWQYEIQPVYGWGNQNSIQQSTAGWLSFLQIFEPGWQILMAHGLASGKIDWNGKIYEFTNAPAYGEKNWGGAFPQKWFWINCNCFEGEPDLALTAGGGRRGVLWWMESVAMIGLHYQGKFYEFVPWNSQVDWEIQPWGRWQMKASNSSYEIELTGTTHLPGKPLRAPTAEGLKYCCRDTMQGKLNLELRELNGRKSKIILKAESLLCGLEVGGGSWDNCWQSR, from the coding sequence ATGTTAACTATTCCCGTAAATTCTCTCCAAACGCCCCATTCTGGTTATCACTGGGATGACACTAGTCGCCGCTTCTTTGAAGGCTGGTATTACCGCGTTACGCTACCGGAAATTGGACAAACATTCGCCTTTATGTACTCCATTGAAGACCCCATCGGCGGTAAACCTCACAGTGGCGGTGCAGCCCAAATTCTCGGCCCGGATGATGAATATTTATGTCGTACTTTCCCTGATGTCAATAAATTTTGGGGTAGTCGAGATGTTCTGGGTTTAGGTCATTGGGGTAAAACAGATTTGCAAGTTTCTCCCCTATACCTGCTACCAGCAGAGTTTGAGCATCATGTTCAAGAAGGCTATCAAGCTACAGCCACCTTGAATCAGGGAATAATTCGCGAACGCGCCACCAATAATTATTGCCGTTGGCAGTATGAAATTCAACCAGTATACGGTTGGGGAAATCAAAATAGCATTCAGCAATCAACCGCAGGCTGGCTGTCATTCTTGCAGATTTTTGAACCAGGATGGCAAATTTTGATGGCTCACGGTCTAGCCAGCGGAAAAATTGACTGGAATGGTAAAATCTACGAATTCACCAACGCCCCAGCCTACGGCGAGAAAAATTGGGGTGGTGCTTTTCCGCAAAAATGGTTTTGGATAAATTGCAATTGCTTTGAAGGCGAACCCGATTTAGCATTAACTGCTGGCGGTGGAAGGCGGGGCGTACTGTGGTGGATGGAATCTGTAGCGATGATTGGCTTACACTATCAAGGCAAGTTTTATGAATTCGTTCCCTGGAATTCCCAAGTAGATTGGGAAATTCAGCCTTGGGGTAGATGGCAAATGAAAGCTAGTAACTCAAGCTACGAAATTGAATTGACAGGAACCACCCATCTACCTGGTAAACCTCTACGTGCGCCCACAGCGGAAGGTTTAAAATACTGTTGCCGAGACACCATGCAAGGAAAACTAAATTTAGAATTACGAGAACTAAATGGGAGAAAATCTAAAATAATTCTTAAAGCAGAAAGTCTTCTGTGTGGTTTAGAAGTAGGCGGCGGCTCTTGGGATAATTGTTGGCAATCTCGCTAA
- a CDS encoding metallophosphoesterase: protein MHWLFTGHLRVDKITVKIAKLPASLQGTTLVQLSDFHYDGLRLSEDMLEKAIAVTNEAEPDLILLTGDYVTDDPAPIHQLVLRLKHLQSRCGIYAVLGNHDIYYSHSKVEVTQALTSIGVHVLWNEIAYPLGKELPFVGLADYWSREFYPAPVMNQLDSVTPRIVLSHNPDTAKILQQWRVDLQLSGHTHGGHIVIPGIGPLVFYYKKLLKQIPKKLRRWITFFLGDCSKVVRYWEWAQGFHKVEENQLYVNRGLGTYRPGRLFCPPEVTVITLISD, encoded by the coding sequence ATGCATTGGTTGTTTACGGGACATTTAAGAGTAGATAAAATAACGGTTAAGATTGCAAAACTTCCTGCATCTTTACAAGGTACAACGTTAGTACAGTTGTCAGATTTTCACTATGATGGTTTGCGACTGTCGGAAGATATGTTAGAAAAAGCGATCGCAGTTACTAACGAAGCTGAACCAGATTTAATTTTATTAACTGGTGACTACGTAACTGACGATCCTGCACCAATTCACCAACTGGTGCTTCGACTCAAACATTTGCAAAGTCGCTGTGGTATTTACGCCGTACTTGGGAACCACGATATCTATTACAGCCACTCCAAAGTAGAAGTTACACAGGCGTTAACTAGCATTGGGGTGCATGTGCTTTGGAATGAAATTGCCTATCCACTAGGAAAAGAATTACCATTCGTTGGACTAGCTGATTATTGGTCACGGGAATTTTACCCCGCACCAGTTATGAATCAACTAGATTCTGTGACACCGCGGATTGTTTTATCTCATAACCCAGATACAGCCAAGATATTGCAACAATGGCGCGTAGATTTGCAACTATCTGGTCATACCCACGGTGGTCACATCGTAATTCCGGGTATTGGCCCTCTAGTATTTTATTACAAAAAGCTACTCAAACAAATTCCCAAAAAATTGCGGCGTTGGATAACATTTTTTCTAGGAGACTGTTCTAAAGTAGTGCGATATTGGGAGTGGGCGCAAGGGTTTCACAAGGTAGAAGAAAATCAACTATATGTCAATCGTGGTTTAGGAACTTACCGCCCAGGACGTTTATTTTGTCCGCCAGAAGTGACTGTAATTACCTTAATTAGTGATTAG